CAGGTGCCTTCCGAGAAGATCCGTCGTGGCGAGCTTAGTCACGGCGATTTCGAAAAAGTGGCGATGGCGGCCCAGGACCTGGCCAACGTTCCCTTCTACATCGACGATACGCCGGCCCTGACCATCGGCGCGCTTCGCACCCGCGCCCGGCGATTGAAGCGCCAGCACGGCCTTTCGTTGATCGTTGTCGATTATCTGCAACTCCTTGGGTCCTCGGCTTCCCGCTACGACAACCGCGTGCTGGAAGTCGCGGAAATCACGCGCGGGCTAAAGGCGCTTGCCAAGGAGCTCAACGTGCCGGTGCTGGCCCTTTCCCAGCTTTCGCGCGCCGTCGAACAGCGCGAGGACAAGCGCCCCCAGCTTTCGGATTTGCGCGAATCCGGCGCCATCGAGCAGGACGCGGACGTCGTGGTCTTCATCTACCGCGAGGAATACTACCTTTCCCGCCAGCAGCCGCCGGAAGGAACGGACAAGCACTTCGAGTGGCAGGAGCAGATGAACAGGGTCCACAACGTTGCGGAAATCCTGATCACCAAGCAACGCCACGGCCCGACCGGCAAGTTGGATCTGTTCTTCGACGGCCGCTTCACGAAATTCGCCAACCTGGACAAGGACGTACGGCTTCCGGATGCCTCCTTCTAGCCGCGCCGACGCCGTTCTCACCATTGATCTCGACGCCATCGCGACCAACTACCGGCGGCTCGGCGAGCGGCTGAAGGGGGCTGGCCTGCACGCGGTCGTCAAGGCGGATGCCTACGGCCTTGGCATGAAAAGGGTCGCGCCTTTGCTTGCCTCACAAGGCTGCAAAGATTTCTTCGTCGCCACGCCGGACGAGGGGGTGGCGCTTCGCGCCCTTTTGCCGGAAGCCGAGATCGGCGTCTTCAACGGCGTACTCGCCGGCGAGGAAAGCACCTTTCGCGCCCACCGATTGATCCCCTGTCTGAACGACCTCGGCCAGATTGAACGCTGGGCGAAAGAAGGTGGCGGGGCCTGGGCGGCGCTTCACGTCGATACGGGCATGACGCGGCTTGGGCTTTCGGCAAACGACGTCGAACGCTTGTCCCGGGAACCGGAACGCCTGGCCGGCGTCCGGCTTCGTTATATCCTTTCCCATCTCGCCTGCGCCGACGCACCAGCCCACCCCAAGAACGCGGAACAGCTGACCCGCTTTCGAGACCTCCGCCAAAAACTTCCCGCCCTTCCCTTAAGCCTTGCGAATTCGAGCGGCGTCTTCCTGGGGCCGGAGTACCACTTCGATTTCGCCCGCGCAGGGGCGGCGATCTACGGCATCAACCCGCAGCCGAATCTTCCCAATCCGATGATGCAAGTCGTTACGTTGCAAGGAAAAATCCTGCAAGTCCGTGACGTTGACAGCCCCGAGACCGTTGGCTATGGTGCGACCTATCGTGTCGATGGGCCTGGTCGAATCGCAACGCTGGCTGTTGGGTACGCCGACGGATTTTTGCGCGCACTTGGCAATCGTGGAAACTGTTTCGTCGGTGACCGGCGCGCACCTGTCGTTGGACGTGTTTCAATGGACCTCATCACGATCGACGTCACGGAGATGCCGTCGCAACTAGCAACCCCTGGCACGTTCGTGGAACTTCTCGGCTCGCATCATTCGGTTGACGACCTAGCGGCGGAAGCCGGAACGATCGGCTACGAGATTCTGACCACGCTCGGGCGTCGCTGCCACCGCACCTACACCGGGACATCCGCGTAAACCCCATGGCCACCCTAGACATCCTTGCCCTCCTCGGTCGCACCTTCCTCGGGTTTTTGGAAGCGACCGGCAGCCTCGCCCTGTTCGTCTCGAAAGCCGTCCTTCACAGTTGGCGGCCGCCCTATTATTTCCGTGCCATTGGGCGGCAGATGATCGATATCGGCTATTATTCGCTGCCTATCGTCGGCCTTACCGCTATTTTTGCCGGCATGGTGCTGGCGCTTCAAAGTAACGTGGGACTCGCCCGTTTCCAAGCGGAAGCCCAAATTCCGGAAATCGTCGCCTTTTCGATCACCCGCGAACTGGGGCCGGTGCTGGCCGGTCTGATGGTGGCCGGGCGAATTGGGGCATCCATGGCGGCCGAGCTCGGCACGATGCGGGTCACCGAACAAATCGACGCTCTCGTCACCTTGGCGACGGACCCGTTCCGCTACCTGGTTTTTCCCCGCCTGCTCGCCGGCATCCTTACGCTGCCCCTCCTCGTCCTTATCGCCGACGTCATCGGCATTTTCGGCGGCTTCATCGTCAGCGTGCAGACCTTCGATTTCAATCCGGCAAACTTCATCCAGAAGGTTTGGGACTATCTGGAATGGGACGACGTCTTCAACGGGCTGGTAAAGGCTTCCGTCTTTGGATTCATCATAACGCTGATGGGCTGCTATCAAGGCTTCCGGTCCCGCGGCGGCGCGGAAGGGGTCGGCCGGGCGACGACGAACGCGGTTGTCGCCGCCTCGATCCTCATCCTGGTCACCGATTACTTCCTTTCTGCAATCATGTTCGGCAAATGACGACCGGCCAACCGAAAATCCGCATCCGTAACCTGCACAAATCCTTTGGATCAAACCGGGTTCTGGCGGGACTCAACCTCGATCTCGCGATCGGCGAATCGGTCGTCGTTATCGGGGGCTCCGGCAGCGGAAAGTCCGTGTTGCTGAAATGCATCCTGGGCCTTCTCGAGCCGGAGGAAGGCAGTATCCAGATCGACGGTGTCGAGGTTGTCGGCATAAAGGAAAGAGAGCGCCAGGAAATTCTCAAGCAATTCGGCATGCTGTTCCAGGGCGGCGCCCTTTTCGACAGCCTCAAGGTCTGGGAAAACGTCGCCTTCGGGTTGATCCAGGCCCATGGCGTGCCGCGCAAGAAGGCAAAGCACATGGCCCTTGAGAAGCTCGCCTCCGTCGGGCTGGACGCCCGGGTGGCGGAGCTGTTTCCGGCCGAACTTTCCGGCGGCATGAAGAAGCGGGTTGGCCTCGCGCGCGCCATCGCGGCGACGCCGAAGGTGATCTTCTTCGACGAGCCAACGACCGGGCTCGACCCGATCATGGGCAGCATCATCGACCGCCTGATCGTCCACAGCGTGAAGGAACTTCAGGTAACCGCGCTTTCCATCACCCATGATATGGCGAGCGCCCGGCGCATCGCCGACCGGGTCGCCATGCTCTATAAGGGCCAGATCATCTGGGATGGGCCCGTCGCCACCATCGATGAAACCGACAACCCTTATGTCGAGCAGTTCATTCACGGCAAGGCCGAGGGCCCCATCAAGATGGAGGTCCGGCGGTCTTAATTTAATTGGACCGGCCAATTTCCGACCACCAGAGAACGCAAACCTTGGCCCGAAACGCGGCCCGTTACGTCTGCCAGACCTGCGGCGCCAGCTTTCCGAAATGGAGCGGGCGGTGCGACGCCTGCGACGCGTGGAATTCGATCATCGAGGAGGCCGCGCCGGCGCCCGTGCCCGGCGGCCTTGGCAAGGCCGGCGCAAAACGCAGGTGCGAAAAACACATCGATTTTGTCGGCCTCGAGGGCAGCGAACCACCCTTGCCGCGCCTGAAAACCGGCATTGCGGAGTTCGACCGCGCCTGTGGGAGCGGCATGGTGGCGGGTTCCGCCATTCTGATCGGCGGCGACCCCGGCATCGGAAAATCGACCCTGCTGCTCCAGGTGGCCGCCGCCGTTACCGGCCAAGCATACGCCGCCTACATTTCCGGCGAGGAAGCGGTCGATCAGGTGCGCTTGCGGGCAAGCCGCCTCGGCCTGGGCGGCGCCAAGGTCCACCTCGCCACGGCGACCAACGTCCGCGATATTCTGGCCAGCCTCGATAGCGAGGAAGGGCCGGATCTTGTCGTCATCGATTCGATCCAGACGATGTACGTGGACTCGCTCGACTCCGCCCCCGGCACGGTCGCCCAGGTGCGGGCCTGCGCGCAGGAGCTTATCCGACTTGCAAAACGCCGCCGGATGACGCTTCTGCTGGTGGGCCACGTCACAAAGGAAGGGATGATCGCCGGCCCCCGCGTGCTTGAGCACATGGTGGACACCGTTCTTTATTTCGAAGGCGAACGTGGCCACCAGTTCCGCATTCTGCGCGCCGTAAAAAATCGCTTCGGACCGACGGATGAGATCGGCGTCTTCGAGATGACGGATGGCGGCCTGATGGAAGTCCCGAACCCTTCCACGCTCTTTCTTTCCGAGCGCTCCGGCCAGGTAAGCGGGGCGGTCGTGTTCGCCGGCATGGAAGGCACGCGCCCTGTCCTCGTCGAGATCCAGGCTTTGGTGGCACCTTCCTCCTTCGGTACGCCGAGGCGTGCCGTCGTCGGCTGGGACGGGGGACGGCTAGCGATGGTCTTGGCCGTGCTCGAAACGCGCTCCGGCTGCGCCTTCAGCGGTCAGGACGTTTACCTGAACGTCGCCGGGGGACTAAGAATTACGGAACCGGCCGCCGACCTTGCCGTTGCGGCGGCGCTGATTTCGGCCTTTCGTGATACGCCTTTCCCCAGCGAGGCCATCGTCTTCGGCGAGATCGGCCTTTCCGGCGAAGTGCGGGCCGTAAGCCAACGGGATGCCCGCCTCAAGGAGGCGGCGAAGCTGGGTTTCCGCGAGGCGTTTCTGCCACCGGCCCGGAAAGCCGCCAAGGCGGAAGCCAAGACCCCGCTTCGCCTGCAGGAAATCCGCCTCCTGTCCGAACTTCCCGCCTGCTTTCACGGTGGGAAATCCCGCGGCGGACGGCCGGAGAAACCGGAAAAACCACACCCTTGAACGACGAGGCGGCATGGACAACTTTCCCCTGAACACGCTTGATCTCGCGATCCTCGGCGTTCTTTTCCTTTCCGCCCTCTTTGCCTGGGGCCGCGGCCTCGTCCGCGAGCTTTTCTCGCTCCTCGCCTGGGTGGGAGCGGCTCTCGTCCTGGTCCATGGCTTCGGCCCGGCACGGCCCTTCGCCCACGACGTTCTTGCGGTACCGGTTCTGACGGACGTCGGGCTGGCGATCGTACTTTTCATCGGCGCCCTCCTTCTTTTTTCCTTCATCGGCCGCCGGGTCGCCGGGCGCGTAAAGGAAAGCAAGCTCAAGCCGATTGACCGTGGGCTCGGCCTTTTCTTCGGGCTGGCGCGAGGGGTTATCCTGGTCTCGTTTCTCTACCTCCTCTTCGGCTGGATGGTTCCGCCCCGCGACCAGCCGGGCGCGCTTGGCAATTCGGTCCTGCTGCCCTTCGTCGGCTTCGGTGCCAGCCTTCTTTCCGACCTGGTGCCGGACGCGCAGGAAAAAGAAGGGAGAGAGGCGATGGAGGCGGCCAAGGAAAAGACCGAGGAAACTATCGTCTGGGGCCGGGTTCTGCGCTTCTTCGATTCGAAATCGACTGAAGCGAAAGGTGAATCCGGCTATACTGAACAAGATCGAGGCGCGATGGAACGCCTGATCAAAAACCTGCAGTAACTCTGGATTGGACGAACGGGATGCGTGGAACGAACCCCTTCGATGACGACCACTTTCACGAAGAGTGCGGGGTGTTCGGCATTTACGGCCACCAAGACGCCGCGGCGCATACGGCACTTGGCCTGCATGCGCTCCAGCACCGCGGCCAGGAGGCAGCCGGGATCGTCACCTTCGATGGCTCCCACTTCCATAATCACCGGGGACTCGGCCTGGTCAGCGATAATTTCAGCAGCCGAAAAATCATCGAAAGCCTGACGGGCTACGCCGCCATCGGTCACAACCGCTATTCGACGTCCGGCGAGACGGTACTCCGGAACGTTCAGCCGCTGTTCGCCGACTTCGAATCGGGCGGCTTCGCCATCGGCCACAACGGCAACCTCACGAACGCGCGCCTGTTACGCCGCCAGCTCGTGCGGCGGGGCTGTCTTTTTCAATCGACGACCGACACCGAGGTCATCGTTCACCTTATTGCGACAAGTCTCTATTCCACCGTCGTCGACCGGCTGATCGACGCCCTGAAGCAGGTGGAAGGCGCCTACTCGCTCATCGCGCTTACGAACGAAATACTTATCGGCGCGCGGGACCCTTATGGGGTTCGGCCCCTGGTTCTTGGAAAGCTGGACGGCGCCCACATACTGGCGTCGGAAACCTGCGCGCTTGACATAATCGGCGCCGAATTCGTCCGCAATATTGACGCGGGAGAGATCGTCATCATCAACAAAGACGGTCTGAAAAGTATCAAACCCTTTCTTAAACAACACCACCGTTTCTGCATCTTCGAACATATCTATTTTGCAAGGCCTGACAGCGTCGTCGAAGGCACAAGCGTCTACGAGGCCCGCAAGCGCATCGGCGCCGAACTTGCCCGTGAAAGCCGAGTGGACGCCGACGTCGTTATTCCGGTGCCCGACTCGGGCGTGCCGGCGGCGATTGGCTATGCCGCGGAAGCCGGCATTCCATTCGAGCTCGGCATCATCCGCAACCACTATGTCGGCCGCACTTTCATCGAGCCCAGGGACCAGATTCGCC
The Pseudomonadota bacterium genome window above contains:
- the alr gene encoding alanine racemase — encoded protein: MPPSSRADAVLTIDLDAIATNYRRLGERLKGAGLHAVVKADAYGLGMKRVAPLLASQGCKDFFVATPDEGVALRALLPEAEIGVFNGVLAGEESTFRAHRLIPCLNDLGQIERWAKEGGGAWAALHVDTGMTRLGLSANDVERLSREPERLAGVRLRYILSHLACADAPAHPKNAEQLTRFRDLRQKLPALPLSLANSSGVFLGPEYHFDFARAGAAIYGINPQPNLPNPMMQVVTLQGKILQVRDVDSPETVGYGATYRVDGPGRIATLAVGYADGFLRALGNRGNCFVGDRRAPVVGRVSMDLITIDVTEMPSQLATPGTFVELLGSHHSVDDLAAEAGTIGYEILTTLGRRCHRTYTGTSA
- a CDS encoding ABC transporter permease, which translates into the protein MATLDILALLGRTFLGFLEATGSLALFVSKAVLHSWRPPYYFRAIGRQMIDIGYYSLPIVGLTAIFAGMVLALQSNVGLARFQAEAQIPEIVAFSITRELGPVLAGLMVAGRIGASMAAELGTMRVTEQIDALVTLATDPFRYLVFPRLLAGILTLPLLVLIADVIGIFGGFIVSVQTFDFNPANFIQKVWDYLEWDDVFNGLVKASVFGFIITLMGCYQGFRSRGGAEGVGRATTNAVVAASILILVTDYFLSAIMFGK
- a CDS encoding ATP-binding cassette domain-containing protein — its product is MTTGQPKIRIRNLHKSFGSNRVLAGLNLDLAIGESVVVIGGSGSGKSVLLKCILGLLEPEEGSIQIDGVEVVGIKERERQEILKQFGMLFQGGALFDSLKVWENVAFGLIQAHGVPRKKAKHMALEKLASVGLDARVAELFPAELSGGMKKRVGLARAIAATPKVIFFDEPTTGLDPIMGSIIDRLIVHSVKELQVTALSITHDMASARRIADRVAMLYKGQIIWDGPVATIDETDNPYVEQFIHGKAEGPIKMEVRRS
- the radA gene encoding DNA repair protein RadA, with protein sequence MARNAARYVCQTCGASFPKWSGRCDACDAWNSIIEEAAPAPVPGGLGKAGAKRRCEKHIDFVGLEGSEPPLPRLKTGIAEFDRACGSGMVAGSAILIGGDPGIGKSTLLLQVAAAVTGQAYAAYISGEEAVDQVRLRASRLGLGGAKVHLATATNVRDILASLDSEEGPDLVVIDSIQTMYVDSLDSAPGTVAQVRACAQELIRLAKRRRMTLLLVGHVTKEGMIAGPRVLEHMVDTVLYFEGERGHQFRILRAVKNRFGPTDEIGVFEMTDGGLMEVPNPSTLFLSERSGQVSGAVVFAGMEGTRPVLVEIQALVAPSSFGTPRRAVVGWDGGRLAMVLAVLETRSGCAFSGQDVYLNVAGGLRITEPAADLAVAAALISAFRDTPFPSEAIVFGEIGLSGEVRAVSQRDARLKEAAKLGFREAFLPPARKAAKAEAKTPLRLQEIRLLSELPACFHGGKSRGGRPEKPEKPHP
- a CDS encoding CvpA family protein, translating into MDNFPLNTLDLAILGVLFLSALFAWGRGLVRELFSLLAWVGAALVLVHGFGPARPFAHDVLAVPVLTDVGLAIVLFIGALLLFSFIGRRVAGRVKESKLKPIDRGLGLFFGLARGVILVSFLYLLFGWMVPPRDQPGALGNSVLLPFVGFGASLLSDLVPDAQEKEGREAMEAAKEKTEETIVWGRVLRFFDSKSTEAKGESGYTEQDRGAMERLIKNLQ
- the purF gene encoding amidophosphoribosyltransferase, yielding MRGTNPFDDDHFHEECGVFGIYGHQDAAAHTALGLHALQHRGQEAAGIVTFDGSHFHNHRGLGLVSDNFSSRKIIESLTGYAAIGHNRYSTSGETVLRNVQPLFADFESGGFAIGHNGNLTNARLLRRQLVRRGCLFQSTTDTEVIVHLIATSLYSTVVDRLIDALKQVEGAYSLIALTNEILIGARDPYGVRPLVLGKLDGAHILASETCALDIIGAEFVRNIDAGEIVIINKDGLKSIKPFLKQHHRFCIFEHIYFARPDSVVEGTSVYEARKRIGAELARESRVDADVVIPVPDSGVPAAIGYAAEAGIPFELGIIRNHYVGRTFIEPRDQIRHLGVKLKHNANTPLIRGKRVVLIDDSIVRGTTSTKIVEMVRHAGAKEIHIRIASPPTMHSCFYGVDTPERDQLLAAQKSIAEMTKLIKADSLAYLSIDGLYRAMGETARNAEFPQYCDACFTGNYPIRLTDQEGGDVSAQLSLLAELG